ATAAAACTTCCTTATAAATTCAAAAAATACAAATCAAAAGCTAATAAATTTGGTCTTGCAATTTACTCTAAATACAAAATTATAAACTCAGGCTCTTTAGACTTTAAAAACAGTGCTAACAATGCTATTTTTATAGACATTGTTAAAAAAAAGGACACTATTAGAATTTATAATGTTCATTTAGAATCATTAAAAGTAAATCCTAATAAAGAGAATTTTGGTGAAAAAGATTCTGAACGTTTATTTAAGCGTTTAGCTAAAGGTTTTGTAAAACAAGTAGACCAAACGGAACTTATCTTACAGCATGAAAAAGGTTGGAAAGGTAAAAAAATTATTTGTGGAGACTTTAATAACACTTCCTTTTCTTGGGTATATAACCAGCTTATAAAAAATAAAAAAGATGCTTTTATAGCTGCCGGTATTGGTTTAGGTAAATCTTTTAGGTATGTGTACCCAATGCGAATAGATTTTATTTTAACTGACAATGAAGCTACCATAAATCATTATAAAACTTTTCATATGGTTAAATTATCAGATCACTACCCTATTATGACTCGTTTGCATTGGTAGTTTTTTATACTTTAAAATACTAATTTTTAAAGCATAACCTTTTTTAATAGTTAATTCACTTTATTATATTCAATCTAGTTGTAGTAAAATAAGTATTTATAAGATCTTAAAAAGAAATAAAGATAGATAAGGTTTCCCCTATCCATCTTTTTTAGTTTTATTATTGGTATCCTTTTTTAAGAGATTTTTTATTAAGTTCATTATTCTTATTTTTCACAAAAACAAAGGCTATAACAAGTAAAATAATCATGAAAACCCAGGTTTTTGCATACCCTAAATAATCAACTAACTGTAAACCTACATTTAACCCAACTAGTTTACCTATTGCTACAGAAATAGTAAAATACCCCATATCTCTTCCTTTAGTTTCAGAAGAACTTTCATTAAGTACTAATGTGTTTAGAAAAGGAAAACCAATAGACTGTGCTAATGAAAATAATATAATAGATCCTATTACAAATACAATGTGACTTGGCATTGCTAGTAGTACAAAACTGGCACTAAACAACACTAAACTAAATTTTAAAATTTGTTGTTTTGCAATACCTTTTCTTTCTAGATAATGAACTAATGGCATTTCAAAAACAAAAATTAAAAAACCATTTATCCCTATAATAATTCCTATGACAACTTCAGAAAACAAATATACTTGCTTGTAAAACAATGGTAAAGTAGCTAACAATTGTATATAAACAAAAGTCATAATAAATGTAACTATCATATAACTAAAAAATAGCTTTGATATTTTTAAATCTTTTTTAGGTTTAATTTTCTCTAGTTTGGCTGTTATTTCATTTTTTCTCAAAAATAGAACAACAAAAATCCCCGATAATATGCAGGTAATTCCATCAATAAAAAAAAGACTTTTATATGTAGTATATACGATTAAAAATCCACCCAAGAACGGCCCTAATGATAAACCTAAATGAATAGAAAGCCTTAATAATGATACTGATCTTGTTCTATTTTCTTCATTACTATAATTAAAAATAGCCACAAAAGCAGCTGGTTTTGAAAACTCAGCTAGCATTGCGATGACAAAGATACCTGTGCAAAGCATATAAAATTCCGTTAGATAACCTAACGGAATTAAAAATAAACCTGGTGTTATAAAACCTATTAATAGTATCGGATAAAATCCTTTTTTATCTGATAAAATACCTCCAATGTAAGAACCAAATACACCTCCTAATCCAAAAGAAGATAATACCCAAGCCACATCTGTTAACGAATATTTATAATGTGATGTTAAATACAAAGACATAAAAGGAATAACCATAGTACCTGCTCTGTTAATGAACATTGCTATCGATAAACACCAAACTTCTTTAGAGAGTCCTTTAAATGAAGAAACATAAGTAGTTAGTAACTTCTTAAACATTTACGCTTTTTAAAATAAGAGGTTCACTAAAAGCTGCCAAACCAATATTAAAAAGCGCTAGTCCAATACCTATGTAATCAATTATCTTAATAGTGTCCATAATTATTTATTTAGTACTAATTCTTTTTTTATTAAAGAGGGGAATTGTTTAAAAAAATTTGATCTTGTATTATAAAAAAGATTCGATGTTTTATGAGGCTGTTCAATTACCTTATCTATAGAGAAACCTGCTCTTTCTAAAACAATAGCCATTGCTTTGGCAGCGATGTCGGGTTCTAGAATACACTTTTCTACCTGCGGAAAACTAAATAAATAGTCTGCCACCGCTTTTAAACAAACAACTGTTTCTCTCTTTTCTTTTTCTTCTGTTGCTATTAAAAAATGAAAACCATAATCGGTAGGCTTAGCGTCATAACATCCACCTACAACATCACGCATTGCCCAGTAAGGCTCAAAAGTAAAACAAGTTTCTCCGTTAACTTCACCTATATATGCATGTGAAAAATCCATATCTAATAGAGAAATATAAAATGCCTCTAATTTTTTTATAGATCCATCCATCTTCCAAAAAGCTAAAGCTCGTTCTCTATTAAACCAATCATGAACCATATTTAAATCTTTATTTATATTAAAAGGGCGAATTTTTATAACTACACCTTCTTTATCAAAATAGTTTTCATAACAATAATCCATAGATGAAGGATGCAATAATTCATTTTCGTAATGCGCATATAATAAAGGATTTTTATAAGCAACATGTATTACTCCATCTACAGGATTCATTGCCTCATCTTCTCCACTTAATCGGGTTAATAAATTACTTTTCACCTTCCATGTTCTTCTTTTTAGAATGAAATCAATAATTCCTGAATCATCCTTATTTTTCCATTTGTTAAGACGCTTAGTAACCATTTTCAATAAAGTATGTTCCTCTTCTAGCCCGTTACTTCCAAAAGTATTAACCAAGCCTATAATGTTACTAATCATTATATAATTTACATAGATAGGTGTGAGTACGTCATCAGAAAGGAAAGAATGAGATTCTAAGGCAATATCAGGAATGTAAGCAGCTGCTAACTTTAACTTATTTTCTCTAAAAATAATTCCTTGACTATCTCTAAAATACACATTACAAGGATATCCTTTTTCATCAAGTTCGATCATAGTATTCTGGCCATGCGCTTCGAAAAACATACCAAAATTAATATAGCCATCTAAAATTCCTTCCAAATAAAATTCTAAATACAAATCAAACCATTTTCTAGAGACTTCACTTATTGAAATACCATCTAGTGCTGCTATGTGTGTTATATTTTTATACAACCGGTTGCTATGCCCTAAAACTCCATCTTGGCATATTTCACCTAGCATTGTTACTTTTTTATCATTAAAAATAGCTTTTGTATTATCTCTAAAACTGGTATTAAATCCTTTTATTACAATACCTTCATGATCTTGTAATGTAATATAAGCAGGATCTTCAATAATTTTAAAATTAGGATTTGACGCTCTAAACTTTGCTCCAAATTCTGTTCTAAACAATGCACTAACCTCACATCCCCTTAATAATTCATGATATAAATTACAACGTTCTGAATTTGTTATTTTAACGTGTAATGATAATTTAACCATAAATCGACTGTCTTTATTGTATAAAGTTCTAACAGAAGAAGTTGGTGTATATAAAGGTCCTAAAGCACCTAATTGAATTAATTTATTTTCTGAAATTAATTTTTGAACTGATGTATTGTTTTTCTTTAAATAAGAAAGTTCCCACGGATGTATTGGCACTAATTTCCAATCTTTATGAGTATCAAACAATACTTCTATTTCAGAAGTTATATAACCTCGGTCTTCTAAATCTTCTTTAATTTCCGTTGTAATATCCTTTTCTCTAGCACTATTTTCTAAAACAAATTTAGAATCAGCTAATAAATAAACAATTTGAAAACTTGCTTTGGTTTCTGGTGAATACTTAAACAATTCTTCATCTGTCATTCTAGACCTACTTTTTGGTACTGGATGCATAGAATGCCCTGTTAATAATGATTGCTCAGCATCAATAAATGAAATTTCTTTATTAAAAATAGTTGAAACATCATTCGTTATTTCATTTCTAAACTTTAAAAATGCTGCTGTATTTGCTTTACTATTTTCTAAACTTTTAACAAATTGTACAGCAGCATTTGATTTAGAAGAAACAGTAGAATTATGTTCTTCTATTAATAACTCAGAAAGAGCTAAAAATTCTAACTCTTTAATAGCACCAGTATTTCTATCTTTAACAATACAAGGAAATTCATACTGATGTCTTCCTGTTAAAGAATAATAACTTAAAGCACAAAACACATCTTGCTCTAAGAAATTTAATGCAATTTTCAACCACTTTGTATGTGCTCTTTCTTCAAAATAAGAAGCTAGTACTAAGTCATGTTTTGGTTTTCTAAAAAACTTTTCTCCACTTTGCTTAACATCTCTTATATAACAGTTTAAAAAAGCTGTTTGGGTCATCTTAGAAGCTAAATGCGTGTAATTAGTTTGTTTTTCCATAATATTTTCTTTTATAAATAATCATTTCAATAATATTTTCTATTGTTAACGGGGGTTTAACATGGTAAACTTCAGATATCTTGATACTTGCTATCCCACTTCTAACTACTAAAACAGTATTTGTTTAATCTGCTAATTAAGTCATGGGGTTTACCTTCTTGAAACTCATTTACACACACAATTCCTTTCTCTATATTCTCTTATATAAACTGCCTAGACAAGCACCTAATAAGTGTTTAAAATCATTTTTATTCTATTATTTTTATTAAATCTAAATAAGTATACTTCAAATATATATAATAAATACTTACTAATAATATAATTTTAAGGCTAATTAAATTTTACTTAAAAAAAAGAAACTTAAACACTGTAAAACAAACGATTAACACTACCTAAACAACTAAAAAAATATTTTAAAAAAAAGGTATAGACCTATTTATAAACTAATTACAATTTGAACATTATGCCGCTTATTATATACTATTGTATTTTGTTTGTAATGCTTATATTGCAATTCCAAACAACTAACCATGAAACATTATGATGTGGCAATTATTGGTAGTGGACCTTCAGGGGCTTCAACTGCTTTTCATTTAGCCAAAAACGGAATATCAACTGTACTAATAGAAAAAGAAACTTTACCTCGTTATAAAACTTGTGGCGGTGGTTTTGTTTACAGAGGTCGTAAAGATTTACCTTTTGATATTTCTTCTGTTGTTGAAAGAGAGTTTCACACTATTGATATTTACTTAGGAGATAAACTACACTTTAAAACTGAAAGAGAAGATCCTACAGTTACTATGATTATGAGAGATTCTTTTGATCATTTAATCGTAAAAAAAGCAAAGGAATTTGGAGTTACCTTATTAGAGGATCACAAATTAAAAAAACTTCATTTTTCTGATGATAAAATTACCTTAGAAACTTCTCAAGGAGAACTTACAGCTAAATTTGTAATTGCAGCTGACGGTGCTTTAAGTCCTACCGCAAAAATGGCAGGATGGAAAGAAGACACTCGTAAACTAATACCTGCTTTAGAATATGAAGTAGAAGTACCTGAAGAAGATTTTAACCGTTTAAAAGACGAAGTTCGTTTTGATATTGATGCAATTCCTTATGGATATGCTTGGAACTTCCCTAAGAAAAATCACTTATCGGTTGGTGTTGCTTCTGCTCGTAGAACAAAAATAAATTTAAAAGAATATTATAACGAATATTTAAAAACAATAGGAATTACAACTATTCTTAGTGAATCACAACACGGTTTTCAAATACCTGTATCGCCAAGAACAGATGGTTTTGTAAAAAATAACGTCTTTTTAATTGGTGATGCAGCTGGATTTGCAGATCCTATTACTGCAGAAGGTATTTCGAATGCTATTTACAGTGGTAAATTAGTTGCAGATGCAATTGTTGAAGCTAATTTAGATAGTGCAAAAGCAGAAGAATTGTACTTAGAAAAACTAAATGAAAAATTAGTACCAGAATTAGAAACAGGGCTATTTTTATCTAAATGGTTTTACGAACAAAAAACGCTTCGTAACATGGTCTTAAAAAAA
This genomic stretch from Tenacibaculum sp. Bg11-29 harbors:
- a CDS encoding geranylgeranyl reductase family protein — encoded protein: MKHYDVAIIGSGPSGASTAFHLAKNGISTVLIEKETLPRYKTCGGGFVYRGRKDLPFDISSVVEREFHTIDIYLGDKLHFKTEREDPTVTMIMRDSFDHLIVKKAKEFGVTLLEDHKLKKLHFSDDKITLETSQGELTAKFVIAADGALSPTAKMAGWKEDTRKLIPALEYEVEVPEEDFNRLKDEVRFDIDAIPYGYAWNFPKKNHLSVGVASARRTKINLKEYYNEYLKTIGITTILSESQHGFQIPVSPRTDGFVKNNVFLIGDAAGFADPITAEGISNAIYSGKLVADAIVEANLDSAKAEELYLEKLNEKLVPELETGLFLSKWFYEQKTLRNMVLKKYGQHFSEAMADVFHGKRSYPKDIKKSLANKIKSLVS
- a CDS encoding endonuclease/exonuclease/phosphatase family protein; protein product: MKRYSILHKLLFFINSVLATVLLFSYVLPYVSPKVIPAVAVFSLFVPLLIVLNFAFFIYWAFNLHKNALLSFFILTLGVFISSPLIKFSKKELILNNDVKVMSYNVRLFNHYKHLEDESTEQKIYEFINNENPDILTMQEFYQSKSLDIKLPYKFKKYKSKANKFGLAIYSKYKIINSGSLDFKNSANNAIFIDIVKKKDTIRIYNVHLESLKVNPNKENFGEKDSERLFKRLAKGFVKQVDQTELILQHEKGWKGKKIICGDFNNTSFSWVYNQLIKNKKDAFIAAGIGLGKSFRYVYPMRIDFILTDNEATINHYKTFHMVKLSDHYPIMTRLHW
- a CDS encoding MFS transporter; protein product: MFKKLLTTYVSSFKGLSKEVWCLSIAMFINRAGTMVIPFMSLYLTSHYKYSLTDVAWVLSSFGLGGVFGSYIGGILSDKKGFYPILLIGFITPGLFLIPLGYLTEFYMLCTGIFVIAMLAEFSKPAAFVAIFNYSNEENRTRSVSLLRLSIHLGLSLGPFLGGFLIVYTTYKSLFFIDGITCILSGIFVVLFLRKNEITAKLEKIKPKKDLKISKLFFSYMIVTFIMTFVYIQLLATLPLFYKQVYLFSEVVIGIIIGINGFLIFVFEMPLVHYLERKGIAKQQILKFSLVLFSASFVLLAMPSHIVFVIGSIILFSLAQSIGFPFLNTLVLNESSSETKGRDMGYFTISVAIGKLVGLNVGLQLVDYLGYAKTWVFMIILLVIAFVFVKNKNNELNKKSLKKGYQ
- a CDS encoding GNAT family N-acetyltransferase; this translates as MEKQTNYTHLASKMTQTAFLNCYIRDVKQSGEKFFRKPKHDLVLASYFEERAHTKWLKIALNFLEQDVFCALSYYSLTGRHQYEFPCIVKDRNTGAIKELEFLALSELLIEEHNSTVSSKSNAAVQFVKSLENSKANTAAFLKFRNEITNDVSTIFNKEISFIDAEQSLLTGHSMHPVPKSRSRMTDEELFKYSPETKASFQIVYLLADSKFVLENSAREKDITTEIKEDLEDRGYITSEIEVLFDTHKDWKLVPIHPWELSYLKKNNTSVQKLISENKLIQLGALGPLYTPTSSVRTLYNKDSRFMVKLSLHVKITNSERCNLYHELLRGCEVSALFRTEFGAKFRASNPNFKIIEDPAYITLQDHEGIVIKGFNTSFRDNTKAIFNDKKVTMLGEICQDGVLGHSNRLYKNITHIAALDGISISEVSRKWFDLYLEFYLEGILDGYINFGMFFEAHGQNTMIELDEKGYPCNVYFRDSQGIIFRENKLKLAAAYIPDIALESHSFLSDDVLTPIYVNYIMISNIIGLVNTFGSNGLEEEHTLLKMVTKRLNKWKNKDDSGIIDFILKRRTWKVKSNLLTRLSGEDEAMNPVDGVIHVAYKNPLLYAHYENELLHPSSMDYCYENYFDKEGVVIKIRPFNINKDLNMVHDWFNRERALAFWKMDGSIKKLEAFYISLLDMDFSHAYIGEVNGETCFTFEPYWAMRDVVGGCYDAKPTDYGFHFLIATEEKEKRETVVCLKAVADYLFSFPQVEKCILEPDIAAKAMAIVLERAGFSIDKVIEQPHKTSNLFYNTRSNFFKQFPSLIKKELVLNK
- a CDS encoding lysine N(6)-hydroxylase/L-ornithine N(5)-oxygenase family protein, whose protein sequence is MDTIKIIDYIGIGLALFNIGLAAFSEPLILKSVNV